From the Primulina tabacum isolate GXHZ01 chromosome 15, ASM2559414v2, whole genome shotgun sequence genome, one window contains:
- the LOC142527181 gene encoding pentatricopeptide repeat-containing protein At2g20540: MAAEVGVLTVRGLEYMFMPILRKCNSMRCLKRLHAQMEKFSLMQSNILVTRMLEICDENGEIGHAGLLFKQVLEPNVYLYNAMIRAYTHHHMYILTISVYKQMLRHSFDRVEDAVFPDRFTYPFIIRSCGGLLDVCLGKQIHGHVYKFGLSCNNVAENSLLDLYVKCDEISDAHKLFDEMSERDVISWNSLVFGYMKLGQVRKARLLFEDMPNKNIVSWTGMISGYTKIRGYSEALDVFRRMQEEGVQPDWISLVAVLPACAQLGALELGKWIHFYAKKNGSLKKTCVSNALIEMYSKCGSVNQAWQLFSEMQRRDVISWSSMIAGLAQHGKAHEAIELFLKMQGEKVEPNEITFVSILSACGHAGLVDEGLKYFDTMRNNYRIEPGIEHYGCLVDLLGRTGNLDRALKVIYSMRMKPDSAIWGSLLSSCRTHRNLEIAVIAVENLLELEPHDTGNLVLLANIYADLGKWDGVSRMRKFIRSKSMKKTPGCSLIEINSTVQEFVSGDESKPFLKDICQILDLLALHQNRAEDWIKTVFCYHY; encoded by the coding sequence ATGGCGGCAGAAGTAGGAGTTTTGACAGTGAGAGGCTTGGAATATATGTTCATGCCCATTTTAAGAAAATGCAATAGCATGAGATGCTTGAAGAGATTACATGCTCAAATGGAGAAATTCTCCTTGATGCAAAGCAATATCTTAGTGACAAGAATGCTAGAAATTTGTGATGAAAATGGCGAGATTGGGCATGCAGGTTTGCTATTTAAACAGGTTCTTGAACCAAATGTTTACTTGTACAATGCCATGATTAGAGCATACACACACCACCATATGTATATATTGACCATTAGTGTCTATAAGCAAATGCTGAGACATTCATTTGATCGAGTTGAAGATGCTGTTTTTCCTGATAGATTTACATACCCTTTTATTATTAGGTCATGTGGAGGGCTTCTTGATGTTTGCTTAGGTAAACAAATACATGGGCATGTTTATAAATTTGGGTTGAGTTGTAATAATGTGGCAGAGAATTCATTGTTGGATTTGTATGTGAAGTGTGATGAAATAAGCGATGCCCACAAATTGTTTGATGAAATGAGTGAAAGAGATGTTATTTCTTGGAATAGTCTTGTTTTTGGGTACATGAAGTTGGGTCAGGTAAGAAAAGCTAGATTGTTATTTGAAGACATGCCAAATAAGAATATTGTTTCTTGGACCGGAATGATATCAGGGTACACGAAAATCCGTGGATATAGTGAAGCACTCGATGTCTTCAGAAGAATGCAGGAAGAGGGTGTGCAGCCTGATTGGATCAGTTTGGTTGCTGTTTTGCCGGCTTGCGCTCAATTGGGAGCTCTAGAACTTGGGAAATGGATTCATTTTTATGCCAAGAAAAATGGATCCTTGAAAAAGACGTGTGTGAGTAATGCGTTGATTGAAATGTACTCGAAATGTGGTAGTGTGAACCAAGCTTGGCAGTTGTTTAGCGAGATGCAGAGAAGGGATGTTATTTCTTGGAGCAGTATGATTGCAGGGCTAGCTCAACATGGGAAAGCTCATGAAGCAATTGAATTGTTCTTAAAGATGCAGGGAGAAAAGGTTGAACCAAACGAGATCACATTCGTCAGTATTTTGTCTGCTTGTGGGCACGCTGGTTTGGTGGATGAGGGGTTGAAATACTTCGACACAATGAGAAACAACTATCGTATAGAGCCTGGAATTGAGCATTACGGTTGTTTGGTTGATCTTCTTGGACGAACAGGGAATCTTGATCGAGCTCTAAAAGTTATATATAGCATGAGAATGAAGCCAGATTCAGCAATATGGGGTTCTTTGTTAAGTTCTTGCAGAACTCATCGCAATCTTGAGATTGCAGTCATAGCCGTGGAGAATCTCCTCGAACTTGAACCACACGACACAGGAAACCTCGTCTTGCTCGCTAATATATATGCAGATCTTGGGAAGTGGGATGGAGTTTCAAGAATGAGAAAATTCATCAGAAGTAAGAGCATGAAAAAGACGCCAGGTTGCAGTCTAATTGAGATAAATAGCACAGTTCAAGAATTTGTATCAGGGGACGAATCAAAGCCATTCCTAAAAGATATCTGCCAGATACTCGATTTGTTGGCTTTGCATCAGAACAGAGCGGAAGACTGGATTAAAACTGTATTCTGTTACCACTATTAA
- the LOC142527076 gene encoding uncharacterized protein LOC142527076 produces MAMLHCYTDRINCKVFLTTLVDSAQRWFEGLTSQSISSFEDFQKMFLHHFSSSKKYKKTAFSLFEVKQNPEESLRAYIRRFNRVALDVPTCATETKTTAFTQGLREGEFFKSLTKKVPGDFEDLLSRAEKYINMEEAQKQKRDSMRKEKGDRMSKPEERGQKRGNTRHFSHHVPLKIAREREVQECSRDLAPDHQLSRPEKSGFCSFHKVCHHNTENCKALMGNYASSSIPGPSNNSQRPRVPPWTSRPPGSSARGGSVRNIPRIEPSRRREPEPERKKNSPPATGMIKMILGGSTDGDSNRARKGRSRRECLEVEGARRNEAIISFGPEDLRGVSLPHNDALMDLQGYHLEAVETALFGFAGHMVYPEGEIMLPLTLGSQDLKRTVMTSFTIVDSSSSYNIILGRPAMNELRAVASTYHQKIKFPVGARVGEVRGDQPSSRKCYVEAVRVDQSRTRKEGKKARVDGERTMGRGEVHFVAEEEQEVVEIGPGATYQRLMDKVFEKQLGRNVEVYVDDILSKSREGASVISDLEETFATLMHYGIKLNPAKCIFGVKSGKFLGFIVTDRGIEVNQEKVESVLSMPSPRSVKEVQKLTG; encoded by the exons atggccatgttgcactgttacactgATAGAATCAATTGCAAGGTGTTCCTAACAACACTGGTGGATTCAGCTCAGAGGTGGTTCGAAGGCTTGACTTCCCAAAGTATCAGTTCCTTTGAAGACTTCCAGAAGATGTTTTTACACCATTTTAGCAGCAGTAAAAAGTACAAAAAGACTGCTTTTAGCCTTTTTGAAGTTAAGCAGAACCCAGAAGAGAGTTTAAGGGCCTATATCAGAAGATTCAACAGAGTGGCCCTAGACGTCCCTACTTGTGCCACTGAAACGAAGACTACTGCATTCACCCAGGGTTTGAGAGAGGGTGAGTTCTTCAAGTCACTTACTAAGAAGGTGCCGGGAGATTTCGAGGATCTATTGTCGCGagcagaaaaatatatcaatatggAGGAAGCCCAGAAACAAAAGAGGGACTCTatgagaaaagaaaaaggaGACCGGATGTCTAAGCCCGAGGAGAGGGGACAGAAAAGAGGCAATACAAGGCACTTTTCTCACCACGTGCCTCTGAAAATTGCTCGAGAGAGGGAAGTGCAGGAGTGCAGCAGAGATTTGGCCCCGGATCATCAGTTATCCCGGCCAGAAAAAAGTGGATTTTGCTCTTTTCACAAAGTATGCCACCATAACACTGAAAACTGCAAAGCACTAATGGGGAATTATGCCTCATCCTCCATCCCGGGACCCAGTAACAATAGCCAGAGGCCGAGAGTGCCACCGTGGACATCTCGGCCACCAGGATCCAGCGCCCGAGGAGGAAGTGTGAGGAATATCCCGAGGATTGAGCCCAGTAGAAGAAGGGAGCCTGAGCCTGAGAGAAAAAAGAATTCGCCCCCTGCCACAggaatgatcaaaatgatattaggAGGCTCTACTGATGGAGATTCTAACCGGGCGAGGAAGGGGAGAAGCAGGAGGGAATGTTTGGAGGTAGAAGGAGCAAGAAGGAATGAGGCGATTATTAGTTTTGGCCCGGAAGATTTGAGAGGGGTGAGTCTACCCCACAACGACGCCCTG atggatttgcagggcTACCACCTAGAGGCTGTGGAGACTGCCCTCTTTGGTTTTGCTGGCCATATGGTTTACCCGGAAGGGGAGATCATGTTGCCATTAACCTTGGGTTCTCAGGATCTTAAGAGGACAGTGATGACTTCATTTACCATAGTGGATTCCTcgtcatcatataatatcattttgggGAGACCGGCTATGAACGAATTGAGAGCCGTAGCATCCACATAccaccaaaagataaaatttccaGTAGGAGCTCGGGTGGGAGAAGTCCGAGGAGATCAACCATCCTCTCGGAAATGCTATGTGGAGGCAGTTCGGGTGGATCAGAGTAGAACAAGGAAGGAAGGGAAGAAGGCAAGGGTGGACGGGGAAAGAACGATGGGGAGAGGAGAGGTGCATTTTGTGGCAGAAGAAGAACAAGAAGTAGTAGAAATAGGACCAG gggctaCTTACCAGCGTCTGATGGATAAAGTCTTTGAGAAGCAGCTGGGACGGAATGTGGaagtctatgtggatgatattctaTCCAAATCCCGAGAGGGTGCCAGCGTTATTAGTGATCTAGAAGAAACTTTTGCGACTCTCATGCATTATGGAATCAAGCTTAATCCTGCCAAGTGTATTTTTGGCGTGAAGAGTGGCAAATTCTTGGGATTCATTGTGACAGACCGAGGGATCGAGGTGAATCAAGAGAAAGTCGAATCTGTGCTAAGCATGCCATCTCCCCGATCTGTCAAGGAGGTACAAAAGCTAACTGGGTAG
- the LOC142527182 gene encoding uncharacterized protein LOC142527182: MDTVSSREARRRRLSDRGSERLALITGRVQSLSPDPDLSPASAIRSTPFDSSEREDPSLLNRDSVRELSQRDNCVPEAEPLLRNGDKGKSVASTSTTLLGQEEPVFQAPPSVQNPAKTHQHEHHSHHNPLTTGEIISAISASENVRIRCAVAAALLVILSYIGFPILGWGVIRGTIFFRPLYLLLLTNMSIVIARILSEKDGADARARQMNKVTSSGENGLADQLGRALESGLLLQNIFGALLMDFSIYVVVLVCGLSLMR, encoded by the exons ATGGATACGGTGAGCAGCAGAGAAGCGCGGCGACGTCGTCTCTCCGATAGAGGATCCGAACGCTTGGCTCTCATCACCGGCCGTGTCCAATCCCTATCTCCTGACCCCGATCTATCACCTGCTTCTGCCATCCGTTCCACGCCCTTTG ATTCTTCGGAGCGTGAAGATCCATCTCTTCTGAATCGCGACTCTGTTAGAGAACTCAGTCAGCGTGACAATTGTGTTCCAGAAGCGGAGCCTTTACTGCGCAATGGTGACAAAGGAAAAAGTGTTGCCTCTACTTCCACGACTTTACTTGGCCAGGAGGAACCAGTTTTTCAAGCCCCGCCATCTGTTCAAAATCCTGCAAAGACACATCAACACGAACATCATAGCCATCATAACCCATTAACAACTGGTGAAATAATTTCTGCTATATCAGCTTCTGAGAATGTTCGAATTCGTTGTGCTGTAGCAGCTGCACTCTTAGTAATCCTCTCGTATATAGGATTCCCCATATTGGGCTGGGGTGTAATTAGGGGAACCATATTTTTCAGACCACTTTATCTGCTTTTGTTAACAAACATGTCAATTGTGATTGCACGGATTTTGTCTGAAAAAGATGGAGCCGATGCGAGAGCGAGACAGATGAATAAAGTTACTTCTTCTGGAGAAAACGGTTTGGCTGATCAACTGGGGAGAGCTCTTGAGTCAGGGTTATTGTTGCAGAATATTTTTGGAGCACTGCTCATGGACTTCAGCATCTATGTCGTGGTGCTCGTATGTGGCCTTTCCTTGATGCGGTGA
- the LOC142527073 gene encoding uncharacterized protein LOC142527073 encodes MTHSEVSGRMIKWTVELGEYDIEYKPRVAIKAQALSDFLSEMIQPSEEGVWKVSVDGASSLMGCGVGVVLVSPLGEKVKLALRIDSRITNNEAEYEVVLAGIRAAREVGASRIILYSDSQLITQQIKGIYEAKDDKMLKYLRLIRAQAESFMDWSIEQVPREENS; translated from the coding sequence ATGACTCATTCCGAAGTATCCGGGCGAATGATAAAATGGACAGTAGAGTTGGGTGAATATGACATCGAGTACAAGCCCCGAGTGGCCATTAAAGCACAGGCTTTGTCAGATTTCTTATCTGAAATGATCCAGCCCAGTGAGGAGGGGGTATGGAAAGTATCAGTGGATGGGGCATCTAGCCTGATGGGGTGCGGAGTAGGGGTGGTATTAGTGTCTCCCTTGGGAGAAAAGGTCAAATTAGCATTAAGAATTGATTCCCGGATAACCAATAATGAAGCTGAGTATGAGGTTGTTCTTGCAGGTATTCGAGCTGCCCGGGAAGTTGGAGCTTCTCGGATTATTCTATATTCTGATTCACAGCTCATCACTCAACAAATAAAGGGCATTTATGAGGCTAAGGATGACAAGATGCTTAAATATTTACGGCTCATTCGAGCCCAAGCAGAAAGCTTCAtggattggagtattgaacaaGTACCCCGAGAAGAAAACAGTTAG